CGCTCGTCAACAAAGGCTGGCCGCTGGTGCGTTTCAGCGAGCCGTTGATCCAGGACTTGTTTCACCATGCCGCGGGCAATTGGCAAAAATATCACAGCGCCCTGCCCAAACGCCTGATCGCGCCGCCGCCCGGCCTGCTGGAAACCATCAGCGCGCCGCCGTCTTTACTGCCGGAATATAAAAGTTTAATCTATTACTAATGGAACTCCCGCTGGAAAATCTCGAAAAACTCCGCCAGGAAATCGCTAAAGCTCTGGGCGTGGAAATTCTGCCGGCGCAGGCCGATTATTTGCTGGAATACCGCGCTAAAGACCAGATCAAGGCCGAGGTCTGGAGAGATTTGCTGCTGCTGCTGACTGACAGCCGGCTGCGCGACGCCAGCAATCTGCCGCCGGGGCACAAAATAATTCTGCTGGACACGCTGCGACTCAATCTGATCCGCGCCAATCAGCCGCTGGACCGCGCGCTATTCAAAACGCTCAAAGAAAAACTGTTGCGCAGCAAAGAAATATTTTTGGATATTCAAGATATTTTAAATTATCAAAAAACGCAAAAAGAAAAATACAAAACGGCCAGTCTGCGCAAGTACGGGCCGGTCAAAGGCGGCACATTTAAAAATCAGCTGCGGGAAAATTTCGCGCAGGCTCTGCAGAAAAAAGATTTTGCGGCCGCGCTGGAAATAGTCCTGCAGGTGCGTTTTCGCAAGATCACCGGCATAACCGGCGTGACGCGGGAATACCTCGACCGCGTACAGATCGAACTGTTGACTATCGCCGGAGAGCTGCGGCTGGACACCGCCAAACTCCAAAAAGGGTTTCTCGAAGACCTGGCCAGATTAAATCTGTCCTATGAACTGCCGGACCCGCAAAAACATTTGATTATCCAGCAAACAAATATTATGTTATAATGATTAAAGAAATTATTTTTAGGAGGCTTTATGGCAGAAAAAGCAAAGAAAAATTGGGAACCCAAAATTATTTATGTTTATTTGGTTTGTTTGCTGGCCATGAGCGTAGTGCTTTTTAATTCCGTGCTGCTGCCCTATAAAATCACCGATTTGATTTTCAACACCTCGCCTTACTATATGAATTCCGACACCAAAATAGACCGGCTGCAAACTTTCAACAACAAATTCAAAAACACTCAAATATCTTTCGAGGAATACAATAAAACACTTGATGAGCAAAGAACCAAAAGCCTGCAAAATGAAAAGGTCAAAAAAATAAAAGACCTCATCAACAGCTTGTTAGCCATTGCCATAGCGGCGTTATTTTTCAAATGGCACTGGGTGATGCGCAAAGACTAGGCCGCCGTCAGCACGCGGCTGCCGCCTTTGACGACGGCAATAGTGTGTTCGTATTGCGCGGAAAGCTGGCGGTCTTTGGTCACGACAGTCCAGCGGTCTTTCAGAACTTCGGTTTCCCAGCCTCCGGCGTTGATCATCGGCTCGACGGCAATGACCATACCTTCCTGTAAAACCAGTCCCTTGCCGGCCTGACCATAATGCGGCACGGATGGAGGCTCATGCATTTGCGTCCCGACGCCGTGCCCGACATATTCGCGCACGACAGAAAAACCCAGCGGCTCGACATGCGACTGTATCGCGTGGCCGATATCGCCGATCGTCGCGCCTGGCCGAATGACTTTGATCGCTTTATCCAGAGCCGTGCGCGCGGCGGTACACAACTTTTTGGCCTGCGGCGAAACATTGCCGACCATATAAGTATAACAACTGTCGCCGACATAACCGTCCAGCGTTACGCCAATATCCACGCTGACAATATCGCCGTCTTGAATAATTTTTTGTTTTGAAGGAATGCCGTGCACAACTTCTTCGTTGATCGATACGCACAATGCCCAGTGATAACGCGGCTCGGACTTAAAAGTCGGGAAGAGGCCGTGCTTGTCGCAAAACGCGCAGGCAAAATTTTCCAGATCCATAGTGTTTAATCCGGGCTGAATATACTGACCGAGTTCCTGAAAAAACAAAGCGTTGTATTTGCCGGCTTCGGCCATTTTCATTATTTCGTATTCGGATTTGAGGATTACCTGATCTTCTGCCACAAACTTGCCCCTTGCCGCTTCGCCCAGTCCGCCGCCGCCAGAATGTCGTCCAGCGTCGGATTATTTATTATAACATGCTTTTGCATAATGTCCTCCAGCAGGCGCGGAATTTCCGTAAAGGCAAGTTTGTCCTGACAAAAAAGCTCCACCGCCGCTTCATTGGCCGCATTGAAAA
This genomic interval from Candidatus Margulisiibacteriota bacterium contains the following:
- the map gene encoding type I methionyl aminopeptidase produces the protein MAEDQVILKSEYEIMKMAEAGKYNALFFQELGQYIQPGLNTMDLENFACAFCDKHGLFPTFKSEPRYHWALCVSINEEVVHGIPSKQKIIQDGDIVSVDIGVTLDGYVGDSCYTYMVGNVSPQAKKLCTAARTALDKAIKVIRPGATIGDIGHAIQSHVEPLGFSVVREYVGHGVGTQMHEPPSVPHYGQAGKGLVLQEGMVIAVEPMINAGGWETEVLKDRWTVVTKDRQLSAQYEHTIAVVKGGSRVLTAA